In one Nicotiana sylvestris chromosome 8, ASM39365v2, whole genome shotgun sequence genomic region, the following are encoded:
- the LOC104231033 gene encoding putative F-box/LRR-repeat protein At4g00320 → MEDTRDRISQLPEPILQHILSFLVVKDAARMSTLSKIWNSEWNSLSYLDFGEGFFYGPQDMRNLLKAVTQILVIRLKHKIYVEKFWLRLPNLRRRFYYFHKWIKLLVASNVKEFDLCVGRRIYDGKQLHNKLPEVIFDAKALNVLTLVGFKIELPSHGTVKLSSLRELHLRYVILDDKFMHKLPQFRVFIVDIASISLEDFTIKSNWDLNFVNITSCKALKSLCLNGVAMTDKWLKQLIVFGCPNLVDAQVYTPNLILFSYGCCSLPTLKLKASDSLKANISFDSLETPGSDWYNSTLTNLLGSFNHSLDIKLSSKKDEVCSANSLATLLQEDSSSSVIDFS, encoded by the exons ATGGAGGATACAAGAGACCGAATTTCCCAACTGCCAGAGCCAATTTTGCAACACATCTTGTCTTTCCTTGTTGTTAAAGATGCTGCAAGAATGTCTACACTGTCCAAGATTTGGAACAGTGAATGGAATTCACTCTCCTACTTAGATTTTGGTGAAGGTTTTTTCTATGGGCCACAGGACATGCGAAATCTCTTGAAAGCTGTGACTCAAATTCTAGTAATTCGGCTAAAGCACAAGATTTATGTGGAAAAGTTTTGGCTGCGATTACCCAATTTGCGTCGGAGGTTTTATTATTTTCACAAGTGGATTAAATTACTCGTAGCTTCTAATGTCAAAGAGTTTGATCTATGTGTAGGCAGACGTATTTATGATGGAAAACAGTTACACAATAAGTTGCCTGAGGTAATCTTTGATGCCAAAGCACTAAATGTGCTTACTTTGGTTGGATTTAAGATTGAATTACCCTCTCATGGTACTGTAAAGTTATCTTCTTTGCGAGAATTGCACCTCCGTTATGTAATTTTGGACGACAAATTTATGCATAAGCTGCCACAATTTAGAGTTTTT ATTGTTGATATTGCATCAATTAGTCTTGAAGACTTTACTATCAAAAGTAATTGGGATTTAAATTTTGTTAATATAACTTCTTGCAAAGCTCTCAAGAGTTTGTGCCTCAATGGTGTAGCCATGACCGATAAATG GCTCAAACAGCTTATCGTATTTGGTTGTCCTAATCTGGTTGATGCTCAAGTATATACTCCTAATTTGATACTATTCTCATATGGTTGTTGTTCATTGCCAACATTGAAACTAAAAGCTTCAGATTCATTAAAAGCCAATATCTCCTTTGACTCATTAGAAACTCCTGGCAGTGATTGGTACAACTCTACGCTCACAAATCTTCTTGGTAGCTTCAATCATTCCTTAGATATTAAATTATCAAGCAAAAAGGATGAGGTATGTTCCGCAAATTCTTTAGCTACATTGCTTCAAGAAGATAGTAGTAGTAGTGTTATTGATTTCTcataa
- the LOC138875969 gene encoding uncharacterized protein, whose protein sequence is METLEKSKSTLEQQVRALTSESAVEKASSNQASKEKACLETSFSEQLSKASEEIRELRALLSEKEAYVGELVQNLTQTQEDLRVSSDKVCSLESSHASLQMSWAFLNSRHDTLVEVSQENFNLESELAKIKETIEKTQQNQDFSSPVAEVSENVEDNTGIPTPSSQIEPAAADDPASVPSSSQ, encoded by the exons ATGGAAACTTTAGAAAAAAGTAAaagtaccttagagcagcaggtaCGGGCTTTGACTTCAGAATCGGCAGTTGAAAAAGCTTCTTCAAATCAAGCAAGTAAGGAAAAGGCTTGTCTGGAAACCTCTTTTTCCGAGCAATTGTCCAAGGCAAGTGAAGAAATTAGAGAGTTGAGAGCTCTCTTGAGTGAAAAAGAAGCATATGTTGGTGAACTCGTGCAGAATTTGACTCAAACTCAAGAAGACCTCCGGGTATCTTCTGATAAGGTTTGCTCTTTAGAGAGTTCTCACGCTTCTCTTCAAA tgagttgggcattTTTAAATTCTCGCCATGATACCCTCGTTGAAGTTAGCCAGGAAaattttaacttggaatctgagttagccAAGATCAAAGAGACTATTGAGAAGACTCAGCAGAACCAAGATTTTTCTTCTCCTGTGGCTGaagtttctgaaaatgttgaagaTAATACGGGTATCCCCACTCCTTCGAGTCAAATTGAGCCCGCTGCTGCTGATGACCCTGCTTCAGTCCCTTCATCTTCTCAGTGA